A stretch of Pristis pectinata isolate sPriPec2 chromosome 26, sPriPec2.1.pri, whole genome shotgun sequence DNA encodes these proteins:
- the LOC127583234 gene encoding somatostatin-1B-like: MKWLMTVSVVSLLLLVGVEGADPLEERMRLQELTKSRKSLILKLLAGLLEIDDHLAEKGFTYSDTEEAESSREERSVDAGIPRREQKAPCKLFFWKTFSHC, from the exons ATGAAGTGGCTAATGACAGTCAGTGTGGTGTCCCTGCTGCTGCTTGTGGGCGTTGAGGGTGCTGACCCACTGGAAGAAAGAATGAGGCTTCAG GAGTTGACCAAAAGCAGGAAGTCTCTGATATTGAAGCTGCTGGCTGGGTTGTTGGAGATTGATGATCATCTTGCTGAAAAAGGCTTTACGTATTCGGACACAGAAGAGGCAGAGAGTTCACGTGAGGAGAGGTCGGTAGATGCAGGAATCCCTCGGAGAGAACAGAAAGCTCCTTGCAAACTGTTCTTTTGGAAAACCTTTTCACACTGTTAA
- the cenps gene encoding centromere protein S encodes MAEVGAEQRTASSQRLRAAVHYTVGCLCEEIGEDKQIEFNKQTIAAISETTFRQCENFAKDLERFAKHGKRTTINTDDVKLLARRSKALQNFITEKCNELAASNAEQKEKKALNAGKGKKKSDSHVESTISENEDTTND; translated from the exons AGGCTACGTGCTGCTGTTCACTACACTGTTGGATGTCTTTGTGAGGAGATTGGGGAAGATAAACAAATAGAGTTCAATAAGCAAACCATTGCAGCCATATCAGAAACAACCTTCAGACAGTGTG AGAATTTTGCCAAGGACCTTGAACGATTTGCAAA ACATGGCAAGCGGACCACCATTAATACTGATGATGTGAAACTGCTAGCAAGGAGGAGCAAAGCACTG CAAAACTTCATTACAGAGAAATGTAATGAACTTGCTGCCAGTAATGCTGAGCAAAAAGAGAAGAAAGCGCTCAATGctgggaaaggaaagaagaaatcTGATAGCCATGTAGAATCCACAATATCTGAAAACGAAGACACTACCAATGACTAA